AAGTTTAATTCAGAAAGTTAACATGTCACTTTTTACTAGTTTTACAAAACTTAAACTAGTAAGAATTGATCAGCTGATGTAGGTTTCATGTTTGTTTCCTCAGGTTAAGGTCCATTTGGTGAATTGTGAACATCAGAACATCAGCTCTGTAACGTAGATGGTGTTGGTGCATGGAATCAAACCAGTGTTTTATCAGCTACTGGAAGCCTCAGGTGaggaatataaaatacatttgctCCAGATCTTGTGAATGTactcacatttttattcatgttaaaCTAACAGTAATGTTGGTTGTGAACAGCAGTTACAGAAGTGATGTTGATGAACTTCATCGATCCCAAAGTTCTTTAGTGACGATGATGTTCAGGGCAATGGGACAAATCCTGGTGAATATTGTAGCAGAAATCAGGACTCTCAGGactcttcttctcctgctgtgctgtaagtttgtgtttttccttcacaatcacacatcacagtatagtttgtgagtgaaatgatgaagctgaagctgtgatgcaggtttactgtgtgaagctggagacgAGACGGTCACACTGCAGGAAGTGGAAGGAACCACTATAACTCTCCATACTGGGATAACTGGGATTCAGAGTGATGCTCATATTCAGTGGTTTTATGGACCTGAGAAATTAGAGGAAAAGATATTGATTAGTCAGGTGTTTAAAGGAGAAACTGTTACAGACATCAGTGAGAGATTTAAAGGGCGACTGCAGCTGGACAGAATCAGTGGAGCTTTAACCTtcaggaacatcagcagaactgattctggagtttatttattacacgtcATCAATGGAAATCTCTCATCTAGgactttcagtgtcagtgtttatggtgagtaaaagtgtttcatgtctccttcatgtctgtgttcagtctcataacttcatcattaataaaaaatattaatacaacttgtattaaataaatattgatgttGATTTGGTGAAGTAAAgagatttatggaaggagtctccagtgtcagtgctttgtaacagccagaggtaaagctgtaattttTAGTTTTACAGCTGTAAGTTTTTTATCTCTTCAGGACAGAAGTGTTTATTCActgtaattaaatgtaactttaaacaaataatcagattttaatttaataattccAGGTTCCAACAGCAGCAcatccccaagtgttttatttcttttatacaacacttgtggatgtgctgctgttaTAGGGAAATAATCTTCAGGGTGAAACAGTAACCCTGCTACATCACAGCTTTCTACTGGCATCATGGGTGTAGAAATAATCCTGAAGTCCTGGGAAATTATTTTCTACATTGAGTGGGAATTCTGTTAATGATTAAAGATGCATTCTGCTTCACGTGACTAAagtattaatgtgtttgtgtttttagctccagtatcaactccagtaataataaatgaaagaggaaagccaagtgtgatttccacagagtcgtgtttcctcctgtgttctgtggagaatggagaagatgtgaagttatcctggtacagagagaatgagagaatctcCATCACCAATAACACAGATCTCAGTGTTCCCCTCAATCTCCCActtcaaatacaacacaatgacactaacacttacatctgtgtgtctgcaaaccctgtcagcaataaaacaacttctctcaacatcacacagctctgtgacgtctcaggtacgtcagtgagtctaaactctcatcactttactgtagttaagaaaagaataatgaatattcatgatggagtgagacagaggtgaATAAACACTTTCCCGGTTTAATCTTTAGTGTTTTTACTCTTCAGATTGTTCAGATATAGTAAATACTTCATCAGTACTTCAGTGATCTGTAGTTTACTTCAGCACAggtcttagtgtgtgttgtataaactCTGTTATAGACTTTTATGTTATACATCAACACatgatctatatttttataacaactACAAACTTATTGAAGTAACATATTAAAATTTctactatttttctttttttttaataataataataataataataataataataataataataataataataataataataataaatttcttACATTTCTGATTATATCTTAATCTGTACAGATGATCGTCCCCGTTCACGGTTTCCTGCTCTGATATCTGTTGGactttttgtgttattaattataatattaataactttGGGGATTcggctgaaaaataaaaaaacaaaaggcaagtaatgaatctttctgttcatgtgtttagttcagtttttatatttgttcagttcagtaacatttaatctgattattttatcttcattttcagAAATTCCTGATGGACTGACTTACGCTGATGTTAATGATGTTACGCTGATGTACGCTGATATTAAAGctcacagtgcagagagagataaagaggtaAAGTTGTGAGGAAAATAATTTGGTATAAAATCACAGGAGTGATAAAGTCTCCTCCTGATTCAGATAGTAAAATATACTGCTGTGTTACAGGAAGAAGACTCCATTAACGGATGTTGAAGTAGAGAGAGACCCTGTGGTGTATTCAGACGTGAGGAGATCCAAATAATACAACACATCACTATgtgataattattttatatgtttttgcaCATCATATGCTCTGCATTGGTCAGGGCATATGAATCACTTTCTTCACTTTATCTTTACTTTATCTTCGCCAGTGTTGTGCAGTAGCACGTTACTGTAACgccgttacttttgacagtaacaaATACGTTAtgtaatattgtctgaacatacagtatttacactggttgatgctgtttctgtctattgtctcttgtgtaatgtttttgtgtattgtcttgtcattttttgtctgcactgtattttgtcctgcattgtcttgtctgtcttgctgtcttgtcctgcatatgtacagtacaccaggttgtacagatacactttatgtatctaggactacctcttttactgtatgtaacaccttgatcctggagaaacgttgtagcttcttgacttgacttgaattgacttgaacGCCACTGATTGAAGGTAATATAACTATACTGTATGGTGTGTGGTAGGAATGCACAGTGTGCCCCTACGAAGGACTGTATtattatatgtgtattataAACTATATGGTATTGTAGTGTTATTTtatactgtgtgtctgtggaagtTGCTCTATGTGAATGTTGGTGAGATGGTTGCTGAATGTTTCTGTtaatgaaaagaataaataaaattattttccttGGTGacactgactgagtgagtgactgatcCTTTATACATGGAGGCTGAATGCTGTAGAAAACCCAACATCATATAAAGATTGTTGGatatgtcacgcttgcctgtcttcaaaaacTGACAGCCCTGTCTGGGCATGTGACAGCAGTGTGTAGAGGGAAACAGGAATGTGAAGGTGTGGAGGAGAACAGGATTATGGGAAACAAAGAGTAAACCCCAAACTGTGGGGAGATCACAGTGCAAAGTACGGAGGATGTCAAATGAGACAGAAAGCCTTGAAAGTGCAAAAAATAAGAGTGGGAGAAGGATTAACACATGAGGCATTGAagtcctcatcactcctcgcactgcacctcgcaccctcagggctaccagcactgctccactggtcccaccatctcatGATGCATGAAAGATTAAAGGCACCAGTAGGAAACTCACAGACAACATATGATGGTTCATAATAGTGCTACAAATATTGCAATGGAATGCTAATAGTTTGATTGCCAATGGACAGGAAGTTAAGAATTTCATATTACAACAAGAAAAATGCCTGGATATAATACTGTAAGCCCCGGTTCTGGCTTGCATGCATTCACTGTTTCATCAATCATTAATCCTTGGGTGTGGAAGTATCTGTGTTATATTTGTAGTATTCAGGGGTGTTTTGTATGTGCAAAGCTTTCTGTATGTGTTTCCAAGGCGCAGCTGGCGTTCTTCTATAGAAAGCGCAGTGCTGTGACACAACGCTGGCTGCCTGCCCTGTCAGTCTCCACCACATCAAGCACATTCCATAACCTCaaatgtgctgagtgtgtgtgtgcacgcatgagtgtgtgtcagtcaagGTCTATGCTGATTTTGGAGCGCTCGAGGTGTACTTGTCTTACAAAGGAGAAGGCTTGTCTTTTGCCTCcaccttctctcttttttctctctttctctctcctcctctgccGCTCTGTATCTCTTTCAGCTCGGTGAAATACTGCCTCTCTACGTGCCAATCGGTGATCCTCCCGTACTGACTGCTCCACTCCTCTGCTGCTAACATGGACTCCAGACAagtccccttctctctctcactcccccctgCTTGTTCCCTTCTCCCCCTtcctctgtctatctctttcatttattttctctaagCTGCTGGTTTTCTCTCCTCACCCATAATTCATgtcacctgttcctcatgtgtgtCTCATGTGTTTCTTTGCtttactttctttttgtctgttaCATATTGTTAAAACCTTTCCACTTCTCCTATCCATGTCCCCATCCAGAAAGTCAAACATTGCCACCCAATTTGCTGGTATTATGCATATTATGCAGTGTCCACTTGTAGGCGGGCTCTAAGTTCCGACAACAGTATAGAGTTTTACTCCAGagagctgaacactgagaacAAACCACAAACC
The Tachysurus fulvidraco isolate hzauxx_2018 chromosome 7, HZAU_PFXX_2.0, whole genome shotgun sequence DNA segment above includes these coding regions:
- the LOC113649935 gene encoding natural killer cell receptor 2B4-like isoform X5, with amino-acid sequence MMFRAMGQILVNIVAEIRTLRTLLLLLCCLLCEAGDETVTLQEVEGTTITLHTGITGIQSDAHIQWFYGPEKLEEKILISQVFKGETVTDISERFKGRLQLDRISGALTFRNISRTDSGVYLLHVINGNLSSRTFSVSVYAPVSTPVIINERGKPSVISTESCFLLCSVENGEDVKLSWYRENERISITNNTDLSVPLNLPLQIQHNDTNTYICVSANPVSNKTTSLNITQLCDVSDDCPYSLLPALVSVGLFVLLIIILIIAGIRLKKKKHKKFLMY